The Pseudomonas sp. TH06 genome contains the following window.
GCCGCGCGGCCTTGAGTTGAAGATCGGCGAGAAGCTCAACCACCTCGCTCAACTCGATCGTTTAAGCCCAAGACAGCGGAGAAAATAGTGCTTCCATTGATCGTTGCGGTCTCCGTCGGCGGTATGGCCGGCACACTGTTGCGTTTCGCCACCGGCAACTGGATCAACGCCAATTGGCCGCGGCACTTCTATACCGCGACGCTGGCCGTTAATATCGTGGGCTGTCTGCTGATTGGCGTGTTGTACGGCCTGTTTTTGATACGCCCGGAGGTGCCGATCGAGGTGCGTGCCGGGTTGATGGTCGGCTTCCTCGGGGGGCTGACGACTTTTTCATCCTTTTCACTGGATACGGTGCGCCTGCTGGAAAGCGGGCAGGTGCCGCTGGCCCTGGGCTATGCGGCACTCAGCGTATTCGGCGGGCTGCTCGCGACGTGGGCTGGCCTGTCTTTGACCAAACTTTGATAACGAGAAACCGACATGCTCGATTCCAAACTGTTACGTAGCAACCTTCAGGACGTAGCGGACCGCCTGGCTTCCCGTGGCTTTGCCCTGGATACCGCGCGCATCGAAGCGCTGGAAGAACAGCGCAAGACCGTCCAGACCCGCACCGAAGCACTGCAGGCTGAGCGTAACGCGCGTTCCAAATCCATCGGTCAGGCCAAGCAGCGCGGCGAAGACATCGCGCCGCTGATGGCGGACGTCGAGCGTATGGCGGGCGAATTGAGTGCCGGTAAAGTCGAGCTGGACGCGATCCAGACCGAACTGGACTCGATCCTGCTGGGCATCCCCAACCTGCCGCACGAATCCGTTCCGGTCGGCAAAGACGAAGACGACAACGTTGAAGTGCGCCGCTGGGGCACCCCGACTGCGTTCGATTTCGAAGTGAAAGACCACGTTGCCCTGGGCGAGAAGTTCGGCTGGCTGGACTTTGAAACCGCCGCCAAGCTGTCCGGCGCACGTTTCGCGCTGTTGCGTGGTCCGATCGCGCGTCTGCACCGTGCACTGGCGCAGTTCATGATCAACCTGCACGTCAACGAGCACGGCTACGAAGAGGCTTACACGCCTTATCTGGTTCAGGCGCCGGCACTGCAAGGCACCGGTCAACTGCCGAAATTCGAAGAAGACCTGTTCAAGATCGCCCGCGAAGGCGAAGCCGATCTGTACCTGATCCCGACCGCCGAAGTGTCGCTGACCAACATCGTGGCCGGCGAAATCGTCGATCCGAAACTGCTGCCGATCAAGTTCGTCGCCCATACCCCATGCTTCCGCAGCGAAGCCGGTGCATCGGGTCGTGACACCCGCGGCATGATCCGTCAGCACCAGTTCGACAAAGTAGAAATGGTCCAGATCGTCGAGCCGTCGACGTCGATGGAAGCGCTGGAAGGCCTGACCGCCAACGCCGAGAAAGTCCTGCAACTGCTCGGCTTGCCTTACCGCACCCTGGCGCTGTGCACTGGCGACATGGGCTTCAGCGCAGTCAAGACTTACGATCTGGAAGTGTGGATCCCGAGCCAGGACAAGTACCGCGAAATCTCGTCGTGCTCGAACTGCGGCGACTTCCAGGCCCGCCGCATGCAGGCGCGTTTCCGTAACCCGGAAACCGGCAAGCCTGAACTGGTGCACACCCTCAACGGTTCCGGTCTGGCGGTGGGTCGTACCCTCGTTGCCGTGCTGGAAAACTACCAGCAGGCCGACGGCTCGATCCGCGTGCCGGACGTGCTGAAGCCGTACATGGGTGGCCTTGAGGTCATCGGCTAAATGAAATATCTGCCGCTGTTTCACAACCTGCGCGGCAGTCGTGTGTTGGTCGTCGGTGGGGGGGAAATTGCCTTGCGCAAATCCCGCCTGCTGGCCGATGCCGGTGCGCTGCTGCGGGTGGTCGCACCTGAAATCGAAACGCAACTGCGCGATCTGGTCGCCGCCTCGGGTGGCGAATGCCTGTTGCGTGGTTACGTCGAAGCGGATCTGCACGGTTGCGGGCTGATCATTGCCGCCACCGACGATGAGACGCTGAACGCACAAGTCTCCAGCGATGCCCATCGGCGTTGCGTGCCGGTCAACGTGGTCGACGCGCCGCAGTTGTGCAGCGTGATCTTCCCGGCGATTGTCGACCGTTCGCCGCTGATCATTGCGGTGTCCAGCGGTGGCGATGCGCCGGTGCTGGCGCGGCTGATTCGCGCCAAGATCGAAACCTGGATTCCATCGACTTACGGTCAGTTGGCCGGGCTGGCGGCGCGTTTCCGCAATCAGGTGAAAAGCCTGTTTCCGGACGTGCAGCAGCGTCGTGGATTCTGGGAAGACGTTTTTCAGGGTCCGATTGCTGACCGGCAACTGGCCGGGCAGGGCGCCGAAGCCGAGCGTTTGCTGCAAGCCAAGATCGATGGCGAAGCGCAAATCACTACCGGTGAGGTGTATCTGGTGGGCGCCGGGCCGGGTGATCCGGATCTGCTGACTTTCCGTGCTCTGCGGCTGATGCAACAAGCCGACGTGGTGCTGTACGACCGTTTGGTGGCGCCGGCGATTCTCGAACTGTGCCGTCGCGATGCCGAGCGGATTTACGTCGGCAAGCGTCGCGCCGATCACGCGGTGCCGCAGGATCAGATCAACCAGCAACTGGTCGATCTGGCCAAGGCCGGCAAGCGTGTGGTGCGGTTGAAGGGCGGCGATCCGTTTATCTTCGGCCGTGGCGGCGAAGAAATCGAAGAGCTGGCGGCCCACGGCATTCCGTTCCAGGTGGTGCCAGGCATCACGGCGGCCAGCGGTTGCGCGGCGTATGCCGGGATTCCGCTGACCCATCGTGACTACGCGCAGTCAGTGCGCTTCGTTACCGGGCATTTGAAGGACGGTTCCACCGATCTGCCATGGGCTGACCTTGTCGCCCCGGCGCAGACGCTGGTGTTCTACATGGGCCTGGTGGGGTTGCCGGTGATTTGCGAGCAGTTGATCAAGCACGGTCGTGCGGCGAATACCCCGGCGGCGCTGATTCAGCAGGGCACCACAGTCAATCAGCGGGTCTTTACCGGCACGCTGGCGGATTTGCCGCGCCTGGTGGCGGAGCATGAAGTGCATGCGCCGACATTGGTCATCGTCGGTGAAGTGGTGCAACTGCGCGAAAAACTGGCGTGGTTCGAAGGCGCTCAGGCGCAAGTCTGAACACCGAGTCGTCGCCATCGCGAGCAGGCTCACTCCTACAAGGGATCTGTGTCGTTCACAAATCCCCTGTAGGAGTGAGCCTGCTCGCGATGAGGCCCTCTAAAATCACACAAACTCCAGATCAGCCTCGGCGCCAAACCCCTTTGCCAGCCAGCCGTGCCCGATCATGGTCCACCGTGAAATCCTGAGCCGGCCCCTTCGGCACAATCCCCGTCGGGTTGATGGTCTTGTGACTGCCGTAGTAGTGGTTCTTGATGTGCTGGAAATCCACCGTCTCGCCAATCCCCGGCCACTGATACAACTCACGTAACCAGTTCGACAGGTTCGGGTAATCGGCAATCCGCCGCAGATTGCACTTGAAGTGCCCGTGATACACCGCGTCAAAACGGATGATCGTGGTGAACAGCCGAATGTCCGCTTCAGTCAGGTACTCACCGCTTAAATAACGGTTGGCACCAAGCACCCGCTCCAGATGATCCAGTTCGGCAAACACTTCGTCGAAGGCTTCTTCATAAGCCTGTTGCGAAGTCGCGAACCCGGCGCGATACACGCCGTTGTTCACCGCCGGATAAATCCGCTCGTTCAACGCATCGATCTCACCGCGCAACGGTGCCGGGTAAAAATCCAGATCGTTGCCGGTCAATTCATCGAACGAACTGTTGAACATGCGGATGATCTCCGCTGATTCATTGCTGACGATGCGCTTGAGCTTCTTGTCCCACAGCACCGGCACGGTCACGCGACCGGTGTAGTCGGCCGTGTCAGCGGTGTAGCGCTGGTGCATGAAGTCGAAACCGTCGAGCTTGTCGCCGGTCGAGCCGAGTGATTGGTCGAAGGTCCAGCCATTTTCCAGCATCAGCCAACTGACCACCGAGACATCGATCAGACTTTCCAGGCCTTTGAGCTTGCGCAGGATCAGCGTGCGATGCGCCCACGGACAGGCCAGTGAAACGTAGAGATGATAGCGCCCGGCCTCGGCGGCAAAACCGCCTTCGCCACTCGGGCCGGGTTGGCCGTCAGCGGTCACCCAGTTGCGGCGTTT
Protein-coding sequences here:
- the cysG gene encoding siroheme synthase CysG, whose translation is MKYLPLFHNLRGSRVLVVGGGEIALRKSRLLADAGALLRVVAPEIETQLRDLVAASGGECLLRGYVEADLHGCGLIIAATDDETLNAQVSSDAHRRCVPVNVVDAPQLCSVIFPAIVDRSPLIIAVSSGGDAPVLARLIRAKIETWIPSTYGQLAGLAARFRNQVKSLFPDVQQRRGFWEDVFQGPIADRQLAGQGAEAERLLQAKIDGEAQITTGEVYLVGAGPGDPDLLTFRALRLMQQADVVLYDRLVAPAILELCRRDAERIYVGKRRADHAVPQDQINQQLVDLAKAGKRVVRLKGGDPFIFGRGGEEIEELAAHGIPFQVVPGITAASGCAAYAGIPLTHRDYAQSVRFVTGHLKDGSTDLPWADLVAPAQTLVFYMGLVGLPVICEQLIKHGRAANTPAALIQQGTTVNQRVFTGTLADLPRLVAEHEVHAPTLVIVGEVVQLREKLAWFEGAQAQV
- the serS gene encoding serine--tRNA ligase → MLDSKLLRSNLQDVADRLASRGFALDTARIEALEEQRKTVQTRTEALQAERNARSKSIGQAKQRGEDIAPLMADVERMAGELSAGKVELDAIQTELDSILLGIPNLPHESVPVGKDEDDNVEVRRWGTPTAFDFEVKDHVALGEKFGWLDFETAAKLSGARFALLRGPIARLHRALAQFMINLHVNEHGYEEAYTPYLVQAPALQGTGQLPKFEEDLFKIAREGEADLYLIPTAEVSLTNIVAGEIVDPKLLPIKFVAHTPCFRSEAGASGRDTRGMIRQHQFDKVEMVQIVEPSTSMEALEGLTANAEKVLQLLGLPYRTLALCTGDMGFSAVKTYDLEVWIPSQDKYREISSCSNCGDFQARRMQARFRNPETGKPELVHTLNGSGLAVGRTLVAVLENYQQADGSIRVPDVLKPYMGGLEVIG
- a CDS encoding glutathione S-transferase family protein, which gives rise to MGLLVDGRWQDKWYESSKDGAFQREQAKRRNWVTADGQPGPSGEGGFAAEAGRYHLYVSLACPWAHRTLILRKLKGLESLIDVSVVSWLMLENGWTFDQSLGSTGDKLDGFDFMHQRYTADTADYTGRVTVPVLWDKKLKRIVSNESAEIIRMFNSSFDELTGNDLDFYPAPLRGEIDALNERIYPAVNNGVYRAGFATSQQAYEEAFDEVFAELDHLERVLGANRYLSGEYLTEADIRLFTTIIRFDAVYHGHFKCNLRRIADYPNLSNWLRELYQWPGIGETVDFQHIKNHYYGSHKTINPTGIVPKGPAQDFTVDHDRARLAGKGVWRRG
- the crcB gene encoding fluoride efflux transporter CrcB, whose amino-acid sequence is MLPLIVAVSVGGMAGTLLRFATGNWINANWPRHFYTATLAVNIVGCLLIGVLYGLFLIRPEVPIEVRAGLMVGFLGGLTTFSSFSLDTVRLLESGQVPLALGYAALSVFGGLLATWAGLSLTKL